Below is a genomic region from Actinomyces weissii.
GCACAGGGATCGAACCGGGGCAGGTCCGGGTGGAGCTGCTGGAGACGGAGGACGCTGCCCCGCTGGAGCGGGCGCTGGTGGACCAGGGAGTGCCGGTGTCCTTGGGGGAGTACACCGTCACCTTTGAGCGTGAGAAGCAGTTCACCGGGATGATCCTGCGCAGGGACCCGGGCACCCCGATCGTCTGGGTGGGGTTCGGGATGCTTGCCGTGGGGACCTTCCTGACCATGCTGCTGCGTCACCAGCGCATATGGGTGCGCGTGACCGTCGAGGACGGGCAGACCCTGGTGCAGCTGGCCTCCCCGGACCGCCGGGACTGGGGCTTTGCCCGGCTCTTCACGGAGATGTCTGTACGCGTGAGCCAGAAGATGGCGGGAGACAGGAAGAGGAGTGATGAGGATGCTTGAGTACTCGCAGGCACTACTGCTGATAACAACAGCACTTACGGTTGCGTCAACGATCGCCTACCTGGGGGCTGTCTTGGGGGCGCGTATGGCACCCGCCGCACCTGGTGCCGATAAGGACGTGATTGTCTGCACCGGCGGGGCCGAGCGGCAGGTTGTGGTGACCGGAGGTGTGCGGCACGCCCCCGTGAAACGGTTCACGGTGGCCTGGTGGGCCTCCAAGTCCACCCAGCTGGCCTTCCTGCTGCTGAGCGGTTCCATGCTCGCCCGCATGCTGGCCACCGGGCACGCACCCTTCTCTAACCACTACGAGTTCGCCCTGGCCTTTGCCTGGGGCATGCTCATGGCGCAGGTCTTCTTTGAGTGGCGCTACCGGGTGCGCATGGTGTCCATCATTACCTTGCCCGTGATCCTGGGCATGCTGATCTACGCCTCCACCTTGTCCTACCGGCCCAGCCCGCTCATGCCCGCGCTGCAGAACTCCCCGCTGCTGACCCTGCACGTCCTGACTGCCTCGATCGGCTACGGCGCCGCCGTCGTCTCCTTCGCCGCGGCAGTCATGTACCTGCTGGCCCCTTATATCCGGTGGAGCGGCTGGCCCAAGGCGGAGGCTCTGGACGACCTGGGCTACCGGGCCACGGTGGTCACCTTCCCCATGCTCACGCTCATGCTGATCCTGGGCTCTATCTGGGGGAACGTGGCCTGGGGGCGTTACTGGGGGTGGGACCCCAAGGAGACCTCTGCGCTCGTTACCTGGCTGCTCTACGGCGCCTACCTGCACGCCCGTGTGACCCGCAGGTGGCGCGGCTCCCGCTCGGCGTGGCTGCTGGTCCTGGCCTTCGGGGCGGTGGTCTTCACCTACCTGGGAAACCTCTTCTTCGGGGGGCTTCATGCCTACGCCTGAGGAGGACGCGCTCTGGGAACCACCTGAGGCCGACCCGCAGGAGGCGCTGGCGGAGGACACCGGTCGGGAGCGTGCCGCCCCGGCCGGGGAGCAGGGCACGTCTGTGGCTGACGGCGGGGGCACGGCAGCCCCGGAGCAGGAACCTGCTTGGAGGCGGCGGCTGCGCGACTCCAGCTTCGGCCAGGTGGCGGTGCTGCTGGTCGTGGCTTTCGCGGTGGCTATCGTGGCCTGGTGGTCCGTCAGACCAAGCAGCGAGGAGCCTGCACAGGCTGAGTCCGCAGTCATGAGCCAGGTGCAGGTGGATGGGGCGGGCCAGCCGCCTGCGGTGGGGCAGCAGGCTCCCGACTTCACCGTCCAGGACCTGGATGGTCAGGAGCTCTCGCTGGCCGCCATGCGGGGCCAGCCGGTGTGGCTGGTGTTCGCGGCTACCTGGTGCAGCGGCTGCCGCACCGAGATGCCGGACCTGCGGGAGGCCATAGCTGCCCACGGTGAGGCGGTCCGGCTGGTGGTGGTCTACACCGGGGAGGACGTGGACACGGTCTCGGCCTACTCCAGGCGTGTCGGCAACCGCTTTACCGAGGTTGCGGACAGCACGCAGGAGGTCTCTGCGGCCTACGGCGTCATGGGGGTGCCAGCCCACTACCTCATAGACGCCGACGGCGTGGTAAGGCAGACGCATGTGGGGCTGCTCGGCTCCGCCCAGGTGGCTGAGGCGCTCAGGTCTGTGCAGGGAGGCTGAGCCTGCGTGCTCCTATGGGGCGGTCCCAGGCGCCCCAGGTACAGGGGGTCCGGGACACGCCCAGGAGGCGGGGCAGGGGCTAGCCTGGGGCCGTGAGCACCAATGATTCCCACCGCGCCCGTCTTGCCGAGCTGGTCAACGAGCTGGCCGTGGTCCACGGGCAGGTGACTCTGGCCTCCGGGCTGGAGTCGGACTTCTACGTAGACATGCGGCGGGCCACCCTGCACCACGAGGCCGCCCCGCTGATCGGTCACGTCATGCTGGACATGCTGGAGGAGGTGGGGCTGTGGCCCGACGAGGTCACGGCCGTGGGCGGCCTGACCATGGGGGCGGACCCGGTGGCCACGGCCATGCTGCACGCGGCCGCCTCCCGTGGCCTGGACCTGGACGCCTTCGTGGTGCGCAAGGCCGCCAAGGACCACGGCATGAAGCGGCGTATCGAGGGGCCTGCGGTGGAGGGCCGCCAAGTGGTGGTCCTGGAGGACACCTCCACCACCGGGGGCTCGCCGCTGGAGGCGGTGGCGGCCCTGCGGGAGGCGGGCGCCCAGGTGCTGGCGGTGGCGGTGGTGGTGGACCGCGACACCGGTGCCCGGGAGCGGGTGGAGGCCGCCGGTCTGCCCTACTACGCCGCCCTGGGCCTGGAGGACCTGGGCCTGGCCTGATGACCGTCAGGGATCTGGCAGACGGGGTTCTGGGGGAGGACGGCGGCCCGCTGCCGCCGGAGGTGGACACCCCCGCTGACGTGCGGGAGGTCGGCGTCGGCCCCTGGCCGGGCGGGGAGGCCGCCTGGCCCACCGACCCCTGCTACGACCGCGAGCTGCTGCGCGACGGCGACCGGCGCAACGTCGTCGACCAGTACCGGTACTGGACGGTGGCGGCGATCCGCGCGGACCTGGCCGCCCGCGCGCACCCGCTGCACGTCGCCATCGAGAACGTCTCCCAGGACCTGAACATCGGCTCTATCGTGCGCAGCGCCAACGCCTTCAACGTGGCCGGGGTGCACATCGTGGGCAGGCGGCGCTGGAACAAGCGCGGGGCCATGGTCACCAACCGCTACCTGGACGTGCGCCACCACCCCGAGCCCGCCGGGCTCCTGGAGTGGGCGCAGCAGCGCGGCTACGAGGTGGTGGCCATCGACAACGGCCCCGGTGCCGGGCTGCTGGAGCGCGCCGAGCTCCCGGAGCGCTGCCTGATGGTCTTCGGCTCCGAGGGGGAGGGGATCAGCACCGAGCTGCTGGCCGGGGCCAGCCAGCTGCTGCGCATCGGCCAGTACGGCTCCACCCGCTCCATAAACGTCGCGGCGGCCGCCGCCGTCGCCATGCACACCTGGGTGCTGCAGCACGGTGGCGAGCCCAGCTCCTGAGGGCGGGACCAACAGCCGTGCTCACGCCGGGGTGAAACGTGACAGAATCATCCACGCATCACTGCATCCGAACCCATCAACAGGAGGCACCCAGTGGCTATCGCAACCCAGGAGACGTACAACGACATGCTTGACCGCGCCAAGGCCGGCAAGTACGCCGTCCCCGCGATCAACGTCACCTCGTCCCAGACCCTGTCGGCCGCCCTCAAGGGCTTCGCCGACGCCGAGTCTGACGGCATCATCCAGATCTCCAACGGCGGTGCCGCCTACTGGTCCGGCTCCTCCCGCCTGGACCGCGTGAAGGGCTCGATCGCCTTCGCCACCTACGCCCGCGCCGTGGGCGACCTCTACCCGGGCGTCGTCGGCCTGCACACCGACCACTGCCCCAAGAAGCTCCTGGCTGACTGGATCCACCCGCTGCTGGAGATCGAGGCCGAGCAGGCCAAGCGCGGCGAGCAGCCGATGTTCAACTCCCACATGTGGGACGGCTCCGCCGAGACCCTGGAGGACAACATCGCCATCGCCGTGGACATGCTGGCCCGCTCCAAGGCCGCCACCACCGTGCTGGAGATCGAGATCGGTGCGGTCGGCGGTGAGGAGGACGGCATCACCGGTGAGATCAACGAGAACCTCTACACCACCCCCGAGGCCGCCAAGGCCGCTGTGGACGCCCTGGGCCTGGGTGAGAACGGGCGCTACATCACCGCCCTGACCTTCGGCAACGTGCACGGTTCCTACAAGCCGGGCTTCGTGAAGCTGCGCCCCGAGATCCTGGGTGACATCCAGGCCAAGGTCGGCGAGCAGGTCGGCAAGGACATGCCCTTCGACCTGGTCATGCACGGCGGCTCCGGCTCCACCGACGAGGAGATCGCCACCGCGGTGCGCAACGGCGTCATCAAGATGAACGTCGACACCGACACCCAGTACGCCTTCACCCGCCCGATCGTGGACCACATGTTCAGGAACTACGACGGCGTGCTCAAGATCGACGGCGAGGTCGGCAACAAGAAGACCTACGACCCGCGCGCCTGGGGCAAGCTGGCTGAGGAGGGCATGGCCGCCCGTGTGGTCGAGGCCTGCGAGCGCCTGGGCTCCGTGGGCTCCGCCCGCCGCTGAGCCACCGGGCCGCTGAGGCGGTCTCACCGCCATTGAGCCGCGCAGGCTCTGTGCCGCAGTGCCGGTCCCGACGTCCTAGGAGGTCGGGACCGGCCCGCTTGCTAAGGGCAGGTAGAGTACTCTCAGGCGCCCGGCCAGGTGCGACCTGACACAGTTATGCAAGCCTTGCAGCAAAGTTCAGTGGTTTGTGCAACAATGTGATCGCAACACACCAGCGCGGCAGGTCCCAAGCTGTCGCCACATACGGATTCCCTTCGTGTGACAACCGATGTCCAAAGGAGGACACTCATGCAAGTCATCTCCCGTCGAATGATGCTGGGTGGTACTGCTGCCCTGGCGGTCGCCGCGACGCTGTCCGCCTGCTCCAAGCCGGCTGACAGCAAGATGTCGGACGGCGGCGACGGCGGCGCAGAGGGCGGTGCCGCAGCGGGCTCCGTCTACTTCCTGAACTTCAAGCCTGAGGCGGAGGAGGCCTTCAAGGCCATCGCCGAGGCCTACACCGAGAAGACTGGTGTGCCGGTCAAGGTCTTCACCGCTGCCTCCGGTAACTACGAGCAGACCCTGACCTCCGAGGTCGTCAAGTCCGAGGCGCCGACCCTGTTCAACATCAACGGCCCGGTGGGCCTGGCAAACTGGCAGGAGAACGCCTCCGACCTCACGGACTCTGAGGCCGCTAAGGCCCTGACGGACCCGTCCTTCGCGCTCAAGGGCGAGGACGGCAAGGTATACGGTGTGCCGCTGGCTACCGAGGGCTACGGCCTGATCTACAACAAGGCCATCCTGGACAAGTACTTTGCCATGGCGGACGCCAAGGCCAAGAGCGTCGACGAGATCAAGGGCTTCGCCAAGCTCAAGGAGGTTGCCGAGGACATGCAGGCCAAGAAGGCTGACCTCGGTATCGACGGTGCCTTCGCTGCCACCTCCCTGGCTCCCGGTGAGGACTGGCGCTTCCAGACCCACCTGGCCAACTACCCGGTCTTCTACGAGTACCGTGACATGAAGGCGACTGACGCCAAGGAGCTCAAGTTCACCTACTCGGACAACTACAAGCAGATCTTCGACCTGTACCTCAACAACTCCACCATCAGCCCCTCTGAGGCCTCTGGCAAGGCTGTCACCGACTCTATGGCCGAGTTCGCTCTGGGCAAGGCTGCCTTCGTGCAGAACGGTAACTGGGCCTGGTCCCAGATCTCCAAGGTGGACGGCAACACCGTCAAGGAGGAGGACATCCACTTCATGCCCATCTACGTGGGCGTTGAGGGCGAGGAGAAGTCCGGCATCGCGGTGGGCACCGAGAACTACCTGACGATCAACGCCGAGGCCCCCGAGGAGGACCGCAAGGCCACCCTGGACTTCCTGAACTGGATGTTCACCGACGCCGAGGGCGCCAAGATGCTGGTGGAGAAGTCGGTCGTCTCCGTGGCCCCCTACAAGGCCTTCGCTGACCTCAAGCCGGCTGACCCGCTGGGTAAGGAGGTCCTGGACTTCATCAACAACGGCGACCTCTACCCTGTGAACTGGGTGTTCCAGACCTTCCCGAGCCAGGAGTTCAAGAACCAGCTCGGCCAGCACCTGGCCCAGTACGCCTCCGGTAACGAGGACTGGAACGCGGTGAAGGACTACTTCGTCTCGGGCTGGGCCGCTGAGAAGAGCAAGCTCTGAGATATCCGCTCCTAAGCCGATAGGCCCTACCGATGGCGCCCGGCAGCCTGTCCGGGCGCCATCGGTCACCATCCCTAAACCCCAGCGACATCGGTTCCTGACCCGGCAACGAGGCCGGGAACGGTAAGAGGCATTATGAACAGCGCTCTGAAAAAGTACTTCCCAATCTTCGCGGGCCCGACCATCCTGGCGTTCCTAATCGCCTTCGTGGTCCCGTTCTTCATGGGACTCTACCTGTCCTTCACTAAGTTCAAGAACCTGAACAACGCCAAGTGGGTGGGTGGCGCGAACTACGCGGCCGCCCTGCGTTCAGAGTCCGGCTTCATCTCTGCCCTGGGCTTCACCACTATCGTCTCGATCATCTCGATCATCACGGTCAATATCGGTGCCTTCACCTTGGCCTACCTGCTCACCCGCAAGCTCAAGGGCACCAACTTCTTCCGCTCGGTGTTCTTCATGCCGAACCTGATCGGCGGTATCGTCCTGGGCTTCACCTGGCAGGTCATGCTCAACGCCGTGCTCAAGTACTGGGGCCAGACCATCGTCAATGACTGGCGTCTGGGCCTGGCTGGTTTGATCCTGCTGGTCAACTGGCAGCTGATGGGCTACATGATGATCATCTACATCGCTGGTCTGCAGAACGTGCCGCCGGAGCTCACCGAGGCCGCCCAGATCGACGGTGCCGGCAAGTGGATGACGCTGCGCAACGTGACCATCCCGATGATCATGCCTTCCATCACCATCTGCCTGTTCCTGACCCTGGCTAACACCTTCAAGATGTTCGACCAGAACCTGGCGCTGACCAACGGTGCTCCACTGAAGAAGACCCAGATGGCGGCGCTGAACATCTTTGACACGATGTACGTGCTCAGGAACCAGCGTGGCGTGGCGCAGGCCGAGGCCGTCATCTTCTTCCTGATCGTCTCGGTGATCGCGCTGATCCAGCTGCGCCTCACCCGCTCGAAGGAGGTCGACGCGTGAGCACCTCCAGCACCACCGCGACCACCCCTGCAACGGGAGACAACATGCCCTCCTCCACCGCTATCGCCAAGCCCTCCGGCAGCCACAAGGCCGGGCAGAACATCCTGGTAGTACTGCTGGGTATTCTCTCGCTCATCTGGCTGGTGCCGCTGGCCTTCATCCTGCTCAACTCCTTCAAGGGCAGGCTCCACATCTCCAACAGCCCCTTCTCCTTGCCCACCGGAGACCTGTTCGCTGGCTTCACCAACTATTCCACCGGGCTGCAGCTCTCCGGCTTCGCCCGGGCCATCGGCTGGTCGCTGTTTATCACCATCGGTTCGGTGGCGGTGATTGTGTTCCTTACGGCGATGACGGCCTACTACATCACCCGGGTGAAGACCTGGTGGACCTCGGTGATCTACTACCTGTTCGCCTTCTCCATGATCGCCCCCTTCCAGCTGGTCATGTTCCCCACCTCCAAGGTGGCCGACCTGCTGGGCCTGGCGACCCCCTGGGGCATGATCGTGCTCTACCTGGGCTTTGGTGGAGCGCTGTCAGTGTTCCTCTTCGCGGGCTTCATCAAGTCGATCCCCCTGGAGATCGAGGAGGCCGCCTACATGGACGGCTGCTCGCCGCTGCAGACCTATTTCAAGGTGGTTATGCCGCTGCTCAAGCCCACCGCCGTGACCGTGGCCATCCTGAACACCATGTGGGTGTGGAACGACTACCTCCTGCCCTACCTGGTTATCGGTAACGACGAGCGCTTCAAGACGATCCCGATCGTCATCCAGGCGCTTACCGGCTCCAACGGCAACAAGGACCTGGGTGCCCAGATGGCCATGCTGGTCCTGGCGATCATCCCGATCGTGATCTTCTACCTGTTCAGCCAGAAGCACATCATCGAGGGTGTGGCGGCTGGCGCCGTGAAGGGCTGATGCCCGGATCCGCTGCGGAGGCTGCCCGCCGTGGTGCGTACGCGCGCGCCCGGCGGGCAGCCTCCTGCGTACTGTCCTAGTCCCCGGAGCTGACGGAGAATCTGCCTATGTCCCGACTGCTGAACCTGGAGTCGCCCTTCTACCGTGCCTACAGTGCCGCTGCCGACCTGGTGATCCTCAACGGACTGACCCTCCTGGGCTGCCTGCCGTTGGTGACGGCAGGGGCCTCGCTGACGGCCTGCGCCCGGGTGGTCTCCGGCATGGTACGGGAGGAGGAGGGCTACCTGCTGCGGACCTGGTGGAAGGTCTTCCGAG
It encodes:
- the ccsA gene encoding cytochrome c biogenesis protein CcsA → MRMLEYSQALLLITTALTVASTIAYLGAVLGARMAPAAPGADKDVIVCTGGAERQVVVTGGVRHAPVKRFTVAWWASKSTQLAFLLLSGSMLARMLATGHAPFSNHYEFALAFAWGMLMAQVFFEWRYRVRMVSIITLPVILGMLIYASTLSYRPSPLMPALQNSPLLTLHVLTASIGYGAAVVSFAAAVMYLLAPYIRWSGWPKAEALDDLGYRATVVTFPMLTLMLILGSIWGNVAWGRYWGWDPKETSALVTWLLYGAYLHARVTRRWRGSRSAWLLVLAFGAVVFTYLGNLFFGGLHAYA
- a CDS encoding TlpA family protein disulfide reductase produces the protein MPTPEEDALWEPPEADPQEALAEDTGRERAAPAGEQGTSVADGGGTAAPEQEPAWRRRLRDSSFGQVAVLLVVAFAVAIVAWWSVRPSSEEPAQAESAVMSQVQVDGAGQPPAVGQQAPDFTVQDLDGQELSLAAMRGQPVWLVFAATWCSGCRTEMPDLREAIAAHGEAVRLVVVYTGEDVDTVSAYSRRVGNRFTEVADSTQEVSAAYGVMGVPAHYLIDADGVVRQTHVGLLGSAQVAEALRSVQGG
- the pyrE gene encoding orotate phosphoribosyltransferase — protein: MSTNDSHRARLAELVNELAVVHGQVTLASGLESDFYVDMRRATLHHEAAPLIGHVMLDMLEEVGLWPDEVTAVGGLTMGADPVATAMLHAAASRGLDLDAFVVRKAAKDHGMKRRIEGPAVEGRQVVVLEDTSTTGGSPLEAVAALREAGAQVLAVAVVVDRDTGARERVEAAGLPYYAALGLEDLGLA
- a CDS encoding TrmH family RNA methyltransferase, giving the protein MTVRDLADGVLGEDGGPLPPEVDTPADVREVGVGPWPGGEAAWPTDPCYDRELLRDGDRRNVVDQYRYWTVAAIRADLAARAHPLHVAIENVSQDLNIGSIVRSANAFNVAGVHIVGRRRWNKRGAMVTNRYLDVRHHPEPAGLLEWAQQRGYEVVAIDNGPGAGLLERAELPERCLMVFGSEGEGISTELLAGASQLLRIGQYGSTRSINVAAAAAVAMHTWVLQHGGEPSS
- the fbaA gene encoding class II fructose-bisphosphate aldolase, with the translated sequence MAIATQETYNDMLDRAKAGKYAVPAINVTSSQTLSAALKGFADAESDGIIQISNGGAAYWSGSSRLDRVKGSIAFATYARAVGDLYPGVVGLHTDHCPKKLLADWIHPLLEIEAEQAKRGEQPMFNSHMWDGSAETLEDNIAIAVDMLARSKAATTVLEIEIGAVGGEEDGITGEINENLYTTPEAAKAAVDALGLGENGRYITALTFGNVHGSYKPGFVKLRPEILGDIQAKVGEQVGKDMPFDLVMHGGSGSTDEEIATAVRNGVIKMNVDTDTQYAFTRPIVDHMFRNYDGVLKIDGEVGNKKTYDPRAWGKLAEEGMAARVVEACERLGSVGSARR
- a CDS encoding ABC transporter substrate-binding protein is translated as MQVISRRMMLGGTAALAVAATLSACSKPADSKMSDGGDGGAEGGAAAGSVYFLNFKPEAEEAFKAIAEAYTEKTGVPVKVFTAASGNYEQTLTSEVVKSEAPTLFNINGPVGLANWQENASDLTDSEAAKALTDPSFALKGEDGKVYGVPLATEGYGLIYNKAILDKYFAMADAKAKSVDEIKGFAKLKEVAEDMQAKKADLGIDGAFAATSLAPGEDWRFQTHLANYPVFYEYRDMKATDAKELKFTYSDNYKQIFDLYLNNSTISPSEASGKAVTDSMAEFALGKAAFVQNGNWAWSQISKVDGNTVKEEDIHFMPIYVGVEGEEKSGIAVGTENYLTINAEAPEEDRKATLDFLNWMFTDAEGAKMLVEKSVVSVAPYKAFADLKPADPLGKEVLDFINNGDLYPVNWVFQTFPSQEFKNQLGQHLAQYASGNEDWNAVKDYFVSGWAAEKSKL
- a CDS encoding carbohydrate ABC transporter permease; amino-acid sequence: MNSALKKYFPIFAGPTILAFLIAFVVPFFMGLYLSFTKFKNLNNAKWVGGANYAAALRSESGFISALGFTTIVSIISIITVNIGAFTLAYLLTRKLKGTNFFRSVFFMPNLIGGIVLGFTWQVMLNAVLKYWGQTIVNDWRLGLAGLILLVNWQLMGYMMIIYIAGLQNVPPELTEAAQIDGAGKWMTLRNVTIPMIMPSITICLFLTLANTFKMFDQNLALTNGAPLKKTQMAALNIFDTMYVLRNQRGVAQAEAVIFFLIVSVIALIQLRLTRSKEVDA
- a CDS encoding carbohydrate ABC transporter permease — protein: MPSSTAIAKPSGSHKAGQNILVVLLGILSLIWLVPLAFILLNSFKGRLHISNSPFSLPTGDLFAGFTNYSTGLQLSGFARAIGWSLFITIGSVAVIVFLTAMTAYYITRVKTWWTSVIYYLFAFSMIAPFQLVMFPTSKVADLLGLATPWGMIVLYLGFGGALSVFLFAGFIKSIPLEIEEAAYMDGCSPLQTYFKVVMPLLKPTAVTVAILNTMWVWNDYLLPYLVIGNDERFKTIPIVIQALTGSNGNKDLGAQMAMLVLAIIPIVIFYLFSQKHIIEGVAAGAVKG